In Anguilla rostrata isolate EN2019 chromosome 1, ASM1855537v3, whole genome shotgun sequence, a genomic segment contains:
- the mlf2 gene encoding myeloid leukemia factor 2 isoform X1, translated as MFRYLSDVDESPYVMDPFAAHRQQMRSLFGSFGYEPFPLTPQIQAPRSPHLQAGAMAPFGMAGMGGGFMDMFGMMGGMMENMERMSGSPSCQTYSSSTVISYSSTDSGAPKVYQQTSELRTAPGGIRETRQAMRDSESGLERLAIGHHIWDRGHVMERSRNRKTGDREERQDFINLEESEAAAFDEEWRREAGRYPPPNARGLDYGRDRRAGGAVQQLALAAPPDSSSPAVPHHESPRHPPPPPRLRYDW; from the exons ATGTTTCGTTATTTAAGTGATGTGGACGAGAGCCCATACGTGAT GGACCCCTTCGCAGCCCACAGGCAGCAGATGCGCAGCCTGTTTGGGTCCTTTGGCTACGAGCCCTTTCCCCTGACCCCCCAGATTCAGGCGCCCCGCAGCCCCCACCTccag GCCGGTGCCATGGCCCCCTTTGGAATGGCTGGAATG GGCGGAGGTTTCATGGACATGTTTGGGATGATGGGAGGAATGATGGAGAATATG GAGAGGATGTCCGGCTCCCCTAGCTGTCAGACCTACTCTTCCTCCACCGTCATCTCCTACTCCTCCACAGACTCCGGCGCGCCCAAGGTGTACCAGCAGACCAGTGAGCTCCGGACTGCGCCTGGCGGG ATCCGGGAGACGCGCCAGGCCATGCGCGACAGCGAGAGCGGGCTGGAGCGCCTGGCCATCGGGCACCACATCTGGGACCGGGGCCACGTGATGGAGCGGTCCCGCAACCGCAAGACCGGCGACCGCGAGGAGAGGCAGGACTTCATCAACCTGGAAGAGA gTGAGGCTGCAGCCTTTGACGaggagtggaggagggaggcagGCCGATACCCACCTCCGAACGCCCGGGGGCTGGACTACGGTCGCGACAGAAGGGCAGGGGGCGCGGTTCAGCAGCTGGCCCTCGCTGCCCCGCCCGACTCCTCTTCCCCAGCTGTCCCCCACCACGAGTCCCCGagacaccccccacctcccccccgcctccgcTACGACTGGTGA
- the mlf2 gene encoding myeloid leukemia factor 2 isoform X2, whose protein sequence is MDPFAAHRQQMRSLFGSFGYEPFPLTPQIQAPRSPHLQAGAMAPFGMAGMGGGFMDMFGMMGGMMENMERMSGSPSCQTYSSSTVISYSSTDSGAPKVYQQTSELRTAPGGIRETRQAMRDSESGLERLAIGHHIWDRGHVMERSRNRKTGDREERQDFINLEESEAAAFDEEWRREAGRYPPPNARGLDYGRDRRAGGAVQQLALAAPPDSSSPAVPHHESPRHPPPPPRLRYDW, encoded by the exons AT GGACCCCTTCGCAGCCCACAGGCAGCAGATGCGCAGCCTGTTTGGGTCCTTTGGCTACGAGCCCTTTCCCCTGACCCCCCAGATTCAGGCGCCCCGCAGCCCCCACCTccag GCCGGTGCCATGGCCCCCTTTGGAATGGCTGGAATG GGCGGAGGTTTCATGGACATGTTTGGGATGATGGGAGGAATGATGGAGAATATG GAGAGGATGTCCGGCTCCCCTAGCTGTCAGACCTACTCTTCCTCCACCGTCATCTCCTACTCCTCCACAGACTCCGGCGCGCCCAAGGTGTACCAGCAGACCAGTGAGCTCCGGACTGCGCCTGGCGGG ATCCGGGAGACGCGCCAGGCCATGCGCGACAGCGAGAGCGGGCTGGAGCGCCTGGCCATCGGGCACCACATCTGGGACCGGGGCCACGTGATGGAGCGGTCCCGCAACCGCAAGACCGGCGACCGCGAGGAGAGGCAGGACTTCATCAACCTGGAAGAGA gTGAGGCTGCAGCCTTTGACGaggagtggaggagggaggcagGCCGATACCCACCTCCGAACGCCCGGGGGCTGGACTACGGTCGCGACAGAAGGGCAGGGGGCGCGGTTCAGCAGCTGGCCCTCGCTGCCCCGCCCGACTCCTCTTCCCCAGCTGTCCCCCACCACGAGTCCCCGagacaccccccacctcccccccgcctccgcTACGACTGGTGA
- the mlf2 gene encoding myeloid leukemia factor 2 isoform X3, translating to MPVCAPAGAMAPFGMAGMGGGFMDMFGMMGGMMENMERMSGSPSCQTYSSSTVISYSSTDSGAPKVYQQTSELRTAPGGIRETRQAMRDSESGLERLAIGHHIWDRGHVMERSRNRKTGDREERQDFINLEESEAAAFDEEWRREAGRYPPPNARGLDYGRDRRAGGAVQQLALAAPPDSSSPAVPHHESPRHPPPPPRLRYDW from the exons ATGCCTGTCTGTGCGCCT GCCGGTGCCATGGCCCCCTTTGGAATGGCTGGAATG GGCGGAGGTTTCATGGACATGTTTGGGATGATGGGAGGAATGATGGAGAATATG GAGAGGATGTCCGGCTCCCCTAGCTGTCAGACCTACTCTTCCTCCACCGTCATCTCCTACTCCTCCACAGACTCCGGCGCGCCCAAGGTGTACCAGCAGACCAGTGAGCTCCGGACTGCGCCTGGCGGG ATCCGGGAGACGCGCCAGGCCATGCGCGACAGCGAGAGCGGGCTGGAGCGCCTGGCCATCGGGCACCACATCTGGGACCGGGGCCACGTGATGGAGCGGTCCCGCAACCGCAAGACCGGCGACCGCGAGGAGAGGCAGGACTTCATCAACCTGGAAGAGA gTGAGGCTGCAGCCTTTGACGaggagtggaggagggaggcagGCCGATACCCACCTCCGAACGCCCGGGGGCTGGACTACGGTCGCGACAGAAGGGCAGGGGGCGCGGTTCAGCAGCTGGCCCTCGCTGCCCCGCCCGACTCCTCTTCCCCAGCTGTCCCCCACCACGAGTCCCCGagacaccccccacctcccccccgcctccgcTACGACTGGTGA
- the LOC135240536 gene encoding gamma-enolase, which translates to MSIVNIVAREILDSRGNPTVEVDLHTEKGLFRAAVPSGASTGIYEALELRDGDKSRYKGKGVLKAVAHINDTIRPALIESEISVVEQEKLDNMMIEMDGTENKSQFGANAILGVSLAICKAGAAEKGVPLYRHIADLAGNTELVLPVPAFNVINGGSHAGNKLAMQEFMVLPVGAESFREALRVGAELYQTLRGVIREKYGQDATNVGDEGGFAPNILENSEALELLKTAIEKAGFTDKVVIGMDVAASEFYQDGKYDLDFKSPPNPDRHISAQELSEIYQSFVNNYPVVSIEDPFDQDDWPAWSQLTASVGIQIVGDDLTVTNPRRIERAVEERACNCLLLKVNQIGSVTEAIQACKLAQESGWGVMVSHRSGETEDTFIADLVVGLCTGQIKTGAPCRSERLAKYNQLMRIEEELGDQARFAGHNFRNPSAL; encoded by the exons ATGTCTATAGTGAACATTGTTGCCAGGGAGATCCTGGACTCCCGGGGAAACCCCACAGTGGAGGTGGACCTGCACACTGAGAAAG GACTGTTCAGGGCTGCAGTTCCAAGTGGAGCTTCAACTGGCATTTATGAGGCTTTAGAGCTGAGAGACGGGGACAAGAGCCGTTACAAAGGCAAAG gcGTGCTGAAGGCTGTGGCTCACATCAATGACACCATCAGACCCGCCCTCATCGAGTCT GAGATCAGCGTTGTTGAGCAGGAGAAGTTGGACAATATGATGATTGAGATGGATGGGACTGAAAACAAGT CTCAATTTGGTGCCAACGCGATCCTGGGCGTTTCCTTGGCGATATGCAAGGCTGGGGCAGCAGAGAAAGGCGTTCCTCTGTACCGCCATATCGCCGACCTCGCAGGAAACACCGAGCTGGTGCTGCCTGTTCCT GCCTTCAATGTGATCAATGGGGGGTCCCACGCAGGGAACAAGTTGGCCATGCAGGAGTTCATGGTCCTCCCAGTGGGGGCGGAGTCATTTCGGGAGGCCCTGCGTGTAGGGGCGGAGCTCTACCAAACCTTGAGGGGTGTGATTCGCGAAAAGTACGGCCAGGATGCCACCAACGTGGGCGACGAGGGCGGGTTCGCCCCGAACATCCTGGAGAACAGCGAAG CGCTGGAGTTGCTGAAAACAGCTATAGAGAAAGCTGGCTTCACAGACAAGGTGGTGATCGGCATGGACGTGGCAGCGTCTGAATTTTACCAGGATGGGAAATATGACCTGGACTTCAAATCTCCCCCCAACCCCGACCGGCACATCAGTGCCCAAGAGCTGTCGGAGATATACCAGAGCTTTGTCAACAATTATCCAG TGGTGTCCATAGAGGACCCCTTCGACCAGGACGACTGGCCGGCGTGGTCCCAGCTGACGGCGTCGGTGGGCATCCAGATCGTCGGGGACGACCTGACGGTGACCAACCCCCGGCGGATAGAGAGGGCGGTGGAGGAGAGGGCCTGCAACTGCCTGCTGCTGAAGGTCAACCAGATCGGCTCGGTCACCGAGGCCATCCAGGC ATGCAAACTGGCCCAGGAGAGTGGCTGGGGCGTGATGGTGAGCCACCGCTCAGGGGAGACCGAAGACACTTTCATTGCCGACCTGGTGGTGGGCCTCTGCACTGGACAG ATCAAGACTGGAGCTCCGTGCAGGTCAGAGCGCTTGGCCAAATACAACCAGCTCATGAG GATCGAGGAGGAGCTGGGTGACCAGGCGCGCTTTGCCGGCCACAACTTCCGCAACCCGAGCGCTCTGTGA